In Nitrospirota bacterium, a genomic segment contains:
- the feoB gene encoding ferrous iron transport protein B, with amino-acid sequence MNAKTKEAKCNCHGNVDEEVEGLRKVVLVGSPNVGKSVIFGNLTGKYVTVSNYPGTTVEVTRGRAVIGHAEFGVIDTPGMYSFLPITEEERVARRVLMGENPDVIVHVADAKNIERMLHLTLQLLEAGLPVILDLNLMDEAGGLGMKIDLDVLRKALKIPVVATIATEKKGMDLLKETISGYEKHVSRVPLRYDGLIESAIKGIEEGLEGSYGISKRAVALLLLQDDPEIKGMIREREKDGGVAVYKIAEEAGRGFSQPLNYVITLARQAFITKLVEGAATIEISRRTDLKERLSQLMMHPLTGIPFLLLSIYALYEFVGVFGAQVSVDFLERRVFGEYINPFVTGVVTSIIPWKVVQDLFVNEYGIITLGVRYAVAIILPVVATFFIAFSIIEDTGYLPRLAMLLDRIFKKIGLNGRAVIPVVLGFGCDTMATMVTRTLETRRERVIATLLLSLAIPCSAQVGVILALLSGNVKALAIFIIVMTSVFLFVGFLSARLMPGERPLFYMEVPPLRWPKLSNVFTKTYTRVEWYFKEVFPLFILASVLIWAGKLTGLFDIIVNVLSYPVKWIGLPEEAATAFLYGFFRRDFGAAGLYDLKNAGILDGIPLVVSIITLALFMPCIAQLSITIKERGVKMAVGMAAFIFPFAFFVGFVVNLILNGLGVTL; translated from the coding sequence ATGAATGCAAAGACAAAAGAAGCAAAGTGTAACTGTCATGGAAACGTTGATGAAGAAGTGGAGGGTTTGAGAAAGGTTGTCCTTGTCGGAAGCCCCAATGTGGGCAAGAGTGTTATTTTTGGTAACCTCACCGGGAAATATGTGACGGTCTCGAATTATCCCGGGACAACCGTTGAGGTGACCAGGGGCAGGGCCGTGATCGGTCATGCGGAATTTGGGGTAATTGATACCCCCGGGATGTATTCCTTCCTTCCCATAACCGAGGAGGAGCGTGTTGCCAGAAGGGTACTGATGGGGGAGAACCCTGATGTGATTGTCCATGTGGCTGATGCCAAAAATATTGAAAGGATGCTCCATCTGACCCTGCAGCTCCTTGAGGCAGGGCTTCCCGTTATCCTTGACCTCAACCTGATGGACGAGGCCGGAGGGCTGGGAATGAAGATTGATCTTGATGTTTTACGGAAGGCCCTGAAAATACCTGTTGTTGCAACCATTGCTACAGAGAAAAAGGGAATGGACCTCCTGAAAGAGACCATTTCGGGATATGAAAAGCATGTCAGCAGGGTGCCCCTCAGGTATGACGGGCTCATTGAGTCAGCCATAAAGGGGATTGAAGAGGGTCTGGAGGGGAGCTACGGTATTTCAAAGAGGGCGGTGGCTCTGCTTTTACTCCAGGATGACCCTGAGATAAAGGGCATGATCAGGGAGCGGGAGAAGGATGGGGGTGTAGCCGTTTATAAGATAGCTGAGGAGGCAGGGAGAGGGTTCAGTCAGCCGTTAAACTACGTTATCACACTGGCAAGGCAGGCGTTTATAACCAAGTTGGTGGAAGGTGCTGCTACAATTGAGATTTCAAGAAGGACTGACCTGAAAGAAAGGCTGAGTCAGCTCATGATGCATCCTCTGACAGGAATTCCCTTTCTCTTGCTGTCAATATATGCTTTGTATGAATTCGTGGGTGTTTTTGGTGCACAGGTCTCTGTTGATTTCCTGGAAAGGAGGGTTTTTGGAGAGTACATAAACCCTTTTGTTACAGGGGTAGTAACATCAATCATTCCCTGGAAGGTGGTTCAGGACCTCTTTGTTAACGAGTACGGGATAATCACCCTTGGTGTCAGATATGCCGTGGCCATTATCCTGCCGGTTGTGGCCACTTTCTTCATTGCATTTTCAATAATAGAGGATACAGGGTATCTGCCACGGCTTGCCATGCTCCTGGACAGGATTTTTAAAAAGATCGGACTCAATGGCAGGGCTGTAATTCCTGTTGTGCTGGGGTTCGGCTGTGATACCATGGCAACCATGGTGACGAGGACACTGGAGACACGGAGGGAGCGGGTGATAGCCACACTCTTGCTCTCCCTTGCGATTCCGTGTTCTGCACAGGTTGGTGTGATTCTTGCCCTCCTTTCAGGTAATGTAAAGGCCCTTGCAATATTTATAATTGTAATGACATCGGTCTTTCTCTTTGTCGGATTTCTGTCGGCAAGACTCATGCCCGGCGAACGTCCCCTCTTCTATATGGAGGTGCCACCCCTCAGATGGCCGAAGCTCTCAAACGTCTTTACCAAGACGTACACAAGGGTGGAGTGGTATTTTAAGGAAGTTTTTCCACTCTTTATTCTCGCAAGCGTTCTTATCTGGGCAGGAAAGCTTACAGGTCTTTTTGACATAATTGTTAATGTTCTGTCGTATCCTGTTAAGTGGATAGGGCTTCCGGAAGAGGCGGCGACTGCCTTTCTCTACGGTTTCTTCAGGAGGGATTTCGGGGCTGCAGGCCTGTATGACCTGAAGAATGCAGGAATCCTTGACGGTATCCCGCTTGTTGTCTCTATTATTACCCTTGCCCTGTTTATGCCCTGTATTGCACAGCTCTCCATTACCATAAAGGAGCGGGGGGTAAAGATGGCGGTTGGTATGGCTGCCTTTATCTTTCCCTTTGCCTTCTTTGTAGGGTTTGTTGTTAATCTCATTCTCAATGGCCTGGGGGTGACCTTATGA
- a CDS encoding rhodanese-like domain-containing protein, which produces MNLVKKTLLLAVLMVFAFSSVVFALNQEVYPIKGKHKGGDVTPKEAYKMLRKDPKNTFIVDVRTRTEYQDIGHPLGAYNIPWKFYTTKVGKKGYKKVLNKNFCNDLKARFNPKTDTLLMMCRSAARTIASTTAAVDCGFKADKVFNLLGGFEGDKVKDKNSPFYGQRMIGGWRLEGLPWTYKMDKNLTYQPDLKK; this is translated from the coding sequence ATGAATTTGGTGAAAAAGACGTTGTTGTTAGCAGTACTGATGGTGTTTGCTTTTAGTTCGGTTGTCTTTGCCTTAAACCAGGAGGTCTACCCGATTAAGGGAAAGCACAAGGGTGGTGACGTGACTCCCAAAGAGGCCTACAAGATGCTCAGGAAGGATCCAAAAAATACCTTTATTGTGGATGTTAGAACCAGAACTGAATATCAGGATATAGGTCATCCCCTTGGGGCTTACAATATACCCTGGAAATTCTACACAACCAAGGTGGGAAAGAAGGGTTATAAAAAGGTTCTGAATAAAAATTTCTGCAATGACCTCAAGGCAAGGTTCAACCCAAAGACTGACACACTGTTGATGATGTGTCGAAGTGCTGCGAGGACTATTGCTTCAACCACTGCTGCGGTTGATTGCGGGTTTAAGGCAGACAAGGTATTTAACCTGCTTGGTGGTTTTGAGGGTGACAAGGTAAAAGATAAGAATAGCCCGTTCTATGGGCAGCGCATGATCGGAGGATGGCGTCTTGAGGGTTTACCGTGGACATATAAGATGGATAAGAATCTGACCTATCAGCCTGATCTCAAGAAATAA
- a CDS encoding site-2 protease family protein, protein MNGTLLHGSWKITKIMGIPIRIHFSWLIVFSLITWSLSTFYFPEAAPDLPAVSYWIKGTIASLLLFASVAFHELAHSFVARRYRISIVSITLFIFGGVAQMKGEPPTPRAELRMAIAGPISSLFLAGLFFLFYAAAASAGVKALFSYLAQLNLILGVFNLIPGFPMDGGRVLRAVIWKRTGDFFYATRRAATFGQRIALFFIFFGLFSVFMGVPGSLWLILIGWFLYTAAQTSYQQASLQETLSGIKVRDVMITDIVAFTPDVTIDEAVNHYFLKYGFGGFPVFENENFLGFVTLKDIKKVPREEWGDVKVSDVVVSHSRRWEVSPETDVIKALELMLNEDRGRLVVTEGGKVIGLITRNGIARYMQIMGR, encoded by the coding sequence ATGAATGGAACATTGCTTCACGGTTCATGGAAAATAACGAAAATAATGGGAATACCTATCCGGATCCATTTTTCGTGGCTTATTGTCTTTAGCCTGATAACCTGGTCATTATCTACTTTTTATTTTCCTGAAGCAGCGCCTGACCTTCCGGCTGTCTCTTACTGGATTAAAGGTACCATAGCCTCACTCCTCCTCTTTGCCTCTGTGGCATTCCATGAGCTTGCACACTCCTTTGTTGCCAGGAGATACAGGATATCAATTGTCAGTATAACGCTCTTTATATTTGGTGGTGTTGCGCAGATGAAGGGAGAGCCTCCGACCCCCAGGGCAGAGCTGAGGATGGCGATTGCAGGGCCGATTTCAAGTCTCTTTCTTGCTGGTCTCTTTTTTCTGTTCTATGCTGCTGCGGCCAGTGCCGGAGTGAAGGCCCTTTTTTCCTATCTTGCACAGCTTAACCTCATTCTCGGAGTCTTCAATCTGATACCGGGATTTCCCATGGATGGAGGCAGGGTGTTGAGGGCCGTCATATGGAAAAGGACAGGTGATTTTTTCTATGCCACACGAAGAGCCGCCACTTTCGGACAGAGGATAGCTCTTTTCTTTATCTTCTTTGGTCTGTTTTCAGTCTTTATGGGTGTTCCGGGAAGTCTGTGGCTGATACTTATCGGCTGGTTTCTCTATACGGCGGCGCAGACAAGTTATCAACAGGCGAGCCTTCAGGAGACCCTTTCGGGCATTAAGGTGAGGGATGTAATGATCACTGATATTGTAGCATTCACTCCGGATGTTACAATAGATGAGGCAGTGAATCATTATTTTCTCAAGTATGGTTTTGGAGGTTTTCCCGTATTTGAAAATGAAAATTTTCTCGGCTTTGTAACCCTTAAGGATATCAAGAAAGTTCCAAGGGAGGAGTGGGGGGATGTGAAGGTTTCCGACGTGGTGGTCTCACATAGCAGGCGCTGGGAGGTCTCCCCTGAAACCGATGTCATAAAGGCCCTGGAGTTGATGTTGAATGAGGACAGGGGAAGGCTTGTGGTTACGGAAGGAGGCAAGGTCATAGGGTTGATTACAAGGAACGGCATTGCACGGTACATGCAGATTATGGGGAGATGA
- a CDS encoding SAM-dependent methyltransferase has product MLKRIISERIKQGGSITFERFMDMALYQPEYGYYMSVESVIGPDGDFFTSPHLHPVFGWLLAIQIDEMRRLLGEPKEFTILEIGAGRGFLAEGIISYIRREFNWGDRWHYIIVERNPHMRQGQEETLSKYKGIVQWVSSLSDVERFCGCVVSNELLDAFPAHVVQMNDTFSEVYVDVAEDGFKESMGALSTPLLEEYIRRYRIPGITGYRTEVNLRLRGFLEEINNLLSEGFVITIDYGYPSWEYYAEERSRGTLLCYHRHTCNEDPYGYIGEQDITAHVNFSALRDWGEDVGMRTIGYCPQGTFLVSLGIDRVISGMLSADPGFQSEIPKIKGLLLGMGDTHKVMVQYKGNRKSGSLRGFELRNRLNLL; this is encoded by the coding sequence ATGCTTAAAAGGATAATCAGCGAGAGAATTAAGCAGGGGGGTTCCATAACGTTTGAGAGATTTATGGATATGGCCCTTTACCAGCCGGAATACGGGTATTATATGTCCGTGGAATCCGTCATAGGTCCTGATGGTGATTTTTTCACATCTCCGCATCTTCACCCGGTTTTTGGATGGCTCCTGGCGATACAGATAGATGAGATGAGGAGGCTTTTGGGAGAGCCCAAGGAGTTCACCATTCTTGAGATCGGTGCAGGCAGGGGATTTCTGGCAGAGGGGATTATCTCGTACATCAGGAGAGAGTTCAACTGGGGCGATAGGTGGCATTACATAATCGTTGAAAGAAATCCGCATATGCGGCAGGGGCAGGAAGAAACACTCTCGAAGTATAAAGGGATAGTTCAGTGGGTCTCCTCTCTTTCCGATGTGGAAAGGTTCTGCGGGTGTGTTGTCTCAAATGAGCTGCTCGACGCTTTTCCCGCACATGTAGTTCAGATGAATGATACCTTTTCCGAGGTATATGTGGATGTGGCGGAAGATGGATTTAAAGAGAGCATGGGGGCGTTAAGCACTCCCCTTCTGGAAGAATACATCAGGAGATACCGGATACCCGGGATAACCGGTTACAGGACAGAGGTGAACCTGAGGCTGAGGGGGTTTCTTGAAGAGATAAATAATCTCCTCTCCGAAGGCTTTGTTATCACCATTGATTACGGCTATCCTTCGTGGGAATACTATGCAGAGGAGAGGAGCCGGGGTACACTGCTCTGTTATCACAGACATACCTGTAATGAAGACCCGTATGGATACATAGGAGAACAGGATATTACTGCCCATGTTAACTTTTCCGCCCTCAGGGACTGGGGGGAGGATGTGGGGATGAGGACAATAGGGTATTGTCCCCAGGGTACATTTCTCGTCTCGCTCGGTATTGACAGGGTTATTTCAGGGATGTTGAGTGCTGATCCCGGATTTCAGAGTGAGATACCGAAGATTAAAGGGCTTCTGCTCGGGATGGGGGATACACATAAGGTGATGGTTCAGTATAAGGGTAACAGGAAGTCAGGGAGTTTGAGGGGATTTGAACTCAGAAACAGGCTTAATCTTTTATAA
- a CDS encoding HAD-IA family hydrolase, with the protein MEKIRLIIFDLDGTLVDSSRDITNALNYALKPYGFKTMTVEETVKLVGEGIARLIEKVIGTEKIGMKDDVLKRFLEYYSDHLTEYTRPYPGVTETLDKLSAYGKAVISNKREELSRRLLEELSLAPYFNHILGSDSTPEKKPSPLPVLTVLKREGLTPDQALMVGDSNLDIEAGRKAGVITVGAGYGYRPLEALKGADFLIRERLSELPEILEKIQTEE; encoded by the coding sequence ATGGAAAAGATACGACTCATAATATTCGACCTTGACGGCACCCTTGTGGATTCCTCAAGGGATATCACCAATGCCCTCAATTATGCCCTGAAGCCCTATGGATTTAAGACCATGACAGTGGAGGAGACCGTAAAACTGGTTGGAGAGGGGATAGCAAGGCTTATAGAAAAGGTCATAGGGACTGAAAAGATCGGGATGAAGGATGATGTACTGAAGAGATTCCTTGAGTATTACTCAGACCATCTGACAGAGTATACCAGACCTTATCCAGGGGTAACAGAGACCCTTGACAAGCTCAGTGCATACGGAAAGGCGGTAATCTCCAATAAAAGGGAGGAGCTTTCCCGGAGACTCCTTGAAGAACTCAGCCTGGCACCTTACTTTAATCACATCCTCGGCAGTGACAGCACACCAGAGAAAAAACCCTCTCCCCTGCCGGTACTAACAGTCCTCAAACGGGAAGGTCTCACCCCTGATCAGGCACTCATGGTCGGCGACAGTAACCTTGATATTGAGGCTGGCAGAAAAGCAGGCGTCATTACTGTGGGCGCTGGTTACGGCTACAGGCCGTTAGAGGCACTAAAGGGGGCTGATTTTCTAATCAGGGAACGGCTTTCTGAACTCCCGGAAATCCTGGAGAAAATACAGACTGAAGAGTGA
- a CDS encoding glycosyltransferase family 2 protein — translation MLNIGYNKTVSEFISIIIPNYNGESTIGKCLEAAFSSRYDNFEVIVVDDCSADNSIEIIKKFPCKLVALKERSGASKARNAGAQNSEGNLLFFIDSDCIVKEDALLIARASYAANGTDVVVGGTYTPMSYDNRFFSIFQSVFINYSETKNLRNPDYIATHAMAIDAETFRKSGGFPEVFMPIIEDVEYSHRIRREGYKLIMNPDLLVQHIFNYSLSRSMKNAFKKSKFWTIYSINNKDLLVDSGTASVELKVNVLSFFLNIVFLLLWIFTQNSLLLYPIPLIFAVNIFVNRRLIRAFHKTKGLFFAFLATLYYTLLYPLAVGTGGIAGLMKHYLSKKKGF, via the coding sequence TTGCTTAACATAGGGTATAATAAGACAGTGTCAGAGTTCATCTCTATAATCATCCCCAACTATAATGGGGAATCAACCATCGGAAAGTGCCTCGAAGCTGCTTTTTCATCCAGATATGATAACTTCGAGGTCATTGTGGTGGATGACTGTTCTGCCGACAACTCCATAGAGATCATTAAAAAGTTCCCCTGCAAACTTGTGGCCTTAAAGGAGCGCTCCGGGGCTTCAAAGGCAAGAAATGCCGGCGCACAGAACAGTGAGGGAAACCTCCTCTTCTTCATTGATTCAGATTGTATCGTGAAAGAGGATGCCCTTTTAATTGCGCGTGCTTCATACGCTGCAAACGGTACTGACGTGGTTGTCGGGGGCACATATACACCCATGTCTTATGACAACAGGTTCTTCAGTATTTTTCAGTCTGTCTTCATTAATTACTCAGAGACCAAGAACCTAAGAAACCCGGATTATATAGCAACCCACGCAATGGCCATTGATGCCGAAACCTTCAGAAAGAGCGGGGGCTTTCCGGAAGTCTTCATGCCCATAATCGAAGATGTGGAGTACAGTCACAGGATACGGAGGGAAGGATATAAACTGATCATGAACCCGGACCTGCTGGTACAACATATCTTTAATTACTCTCTTTCGAGATCCATGAAAAATGCCTTCAAAAAATCCAAATTCTGGACTATTTACTCTATCAATAACAAGGACCTCCTTGTTGATTCAGGCACGGCCTCTGTTGAACTGAAGGTCAATGTGCTATCATTCTTCCTAAACATCGTCTTCCTTCTGCTCTGGATATTTACACAGAACAGCCTGTTGCTCTATCCCATCCCCCTGATATTTGCAGTTAACATCTTTGTAAACAGACGTCTCATTCGGGCCTTCCATAAAACAAAGGGCCTCTTTTTTGCCTTTCTGGCCACATTATATTACACGTTACTCTACCCCCTGGCAGTAGGTACAGGAGGGATAGCAGGATTGATGAAACATTACCTCTCAAAAAAGAAAGGATTCTAA
- a CDS encoding metal-dependent transcriptional regulator produces MRLSNKAEEILEYLWIMIREMGEERVSLKELKTDRDAPEIQELMSLNYIDVSPDSATLREEGMGEAESAVRRHRLAERLMVDVFDLDRGLMEENACLFEHLLRREVEESICTLLGHPGVCPHNRPIPAGRCCRDSVKTARNIVSSLADVKRGVKGRVAYLHTRDNKKLQKLMTMGILPGVTIEVMQTFPSYVFRLGHTQIAVDKEMATDIFMMPGR; encoded by the coding sequence ATGCGTTTAAGCAACAAGGCTGAGGAAATACTGGAGTATCTGTGGATAATGATCCGTGAGATGGGAGAGGAGAGGGTAAGCTTGAAGGAGCTGAAGACAGACAGGGATGCTCCGGAGATTCAGGAACTTATGTCGTTAAACTATATTGATGTCTCCCCTGACTCAGCAACGTTGAGAGAGGAGGGGATGGGAGAGGCTGAGAGTGCTGTAAGGAGACACAGGCTGGCAGAGCGTCTGATGGTTGATGTGTTTGATTTGGACAGAGGGCTGATGGAGGAGAATGCATGTCTCTTTGAGCATCTGCTCCGCAGGGAGGTGGAGGAAAGCATTTGCACCCTTTTAGGCCATCCGGGGGTTTGCCCTCATAACAGACCCATCCCTGCAGGGAGGTGTTGCAGGGACTCTGTAAAGACAGCAAGGAATATAGTTTCGAGCCTGGCTGATGTCAAGAGGGGTGTAAAGGGGAGGGTGGCATACCTGCACACGAGGGATAATAAAAAGCTTCAGAAACTGATGACCATGGGTATATTGCCGGGAGTCACCATTGAAGTGATGCAGACCTTCCCATCGTATGTCTTCAGGCTTGGGCATACCCAGATAGCAGTGGATAAGGAGATGGCAACCGACATATTTATGATGCCGGGGAGATAG
- a CDS encoding DUF302 domain-containing protein: protein MEKFDYTVETSKGFDEAVEAVIAQTKEKGFGVLHVHDVKATLAGKGFEREPLKIIEICNAKYANEVLKADVRIALMLPCPISVYVENGKTYISALRPKIISDFYPEANIKTIAEEVDRIVLEIVNGAR from the coding sequence ATGGAAAAGTTTGATTACACGGTTGAGACAAGCAAGGGTTTTGATGAGGCAGTGGAGGCAGTCATAGCACAGACAAAGGAGAAGGGGTTTGGAGTGCTGCATGTTCATGATGTGAAGGCAACGCTTGCGGGTAAGGGGTTTGAGAGGGAGCCGTTAAAGATTATCGAGATATGTAATGCCAAATATGCAAACGAGGTCCTGAAGGCCGACGTCAGGATAGCCCTCATGCTTCCATGCCCCATCAGTGTCTATGTAGAGAACGGTAAAACCTACATAAGCGCCTTGAGACCAAAGATAATATCGGATTTCTATCCGGAGGCAAACATTAAGACCATAGCAGAAGAGGTCGACCGGATAGTACTGGAAATTGTAAACGGGGCCAGGTAG
- a CDS encoding metalloregulator ArsR/SmtB family transcription factor: protein MKKTKEEICEITYVDRKKVVSVEKKMKKESTIQLLAETFRALGDPTRVKIIFALSQEELCVCDIANLLGATKSAVSHQLRVLRNMKLVKYRKEGKMAYYSLDDIHIKNLFDECLRHVEDM, encoded by the coding sequence ATGAAGAAGACAAAAGAAGAGATCTGCGAGATTACCTATGTTGACAGGAAGAAGGTGGTTTCTGTTGAAAAGAAGATGAAGAAGGAGTCGACAATACAGCTCCTTGCAGAGACCTTCAGGGCGCTCGGTGACCCGACAAGGGTAAAGATAATATTTGCCCTGTCGCAGGAGGAGCTCTGCGTGTGTGACATTGCAAACCTGCTGGGTGCAACAAAATCCGCTGTTTCTCATCAGTTGAGGGTGCTCAGAAATATGAAGCTCGTAAAATACAGGAAGGAAGGAAAGATGGCTTACTATTCACTTGATGATATACATATAAAGAACCTCTTTGATGAGTGTCTGAGGCACGTTGAGGATATGTAA